One window of the Solanum stenotomum isolate F172 chromosome 11, ASM1918654v1, whole genome shotgun sequence genome contains the following:
- the LOC125845604 gene encoding zinc finger protein ZAT8-like → MTTMKRSREGNGQVEAEAMANCALMLLSRLNNNNNNNNDFACKTCNKRFPSFQALGGHRTSHNKKSKLLGEFLVQTNKKNKMHKCSICGTEFSLGQALGGHMRRHRDEINKITSHEKTMIPILKKSNSSKRINIFGVNFNIKPDDDNVDDLKLWPMEEAPSPVLRIFI, encoded by the coding sequence ATGACAACCATGAAAAGAAGCAGAGAAGGTAATGGACAAGTGGAAGCAGAAGCCATGGCTAATTGCGCCTTAATGCTTTTGTCGCGTttaaacaataacaacaacaataacaatgatTTTGCATGCAAGACTTGTAATAAACGATTTCCATCTTTCCAAGCCCTTGGTGGACATCGTACAAGTCataataaaaagtcaaaattacTCGGAGAATTTCTTGTTCAAACCAACAAAAAGAATAAGATGCATAAATGCTCTATATGTGGTACGGAGTTTTCATTGGGTCAAGCATTAGGCGGACATATGAGACGTCACCGtgatgaaattaataaaattacgTCTCATGAAAAGACGATGATTCCGATTTTGAAGAAGTCGAATAGCAGCAAGAGGattaatatttttggggttaaCTTTAACATAAAACctgatgatgataatgttgatgatttgaagCTATGGCCGATGGAAGAGGCTCCATCGCCCGTCTTGCGAATATTTATTTAA
- the LOC125844423 gene encoding zinc finger protein ZAT11-like, with product MRLKKSKEEESVENFAMANCVDIAKRNELLGRRKLYYECKKCKKRFESFQALGGHATSHKNKLNMMMRTNGESLHVNKKKHECSICGKEFAIGQALGGHMRKHRDELNQIELNKKIKLEENLIKSGELVDSTKRSLNLDLNLSIWE from the coding sequence ATGAGGTTAAAGAAaagcaaagaagaagaatcagTGGAGAATTTTGCGATGGCAAATTGTGTGGATATAGCAAAGAGGAACGAGTTATTAGGACGACGTAAACTTTATTATGAGTGCAAAAAATGTAAGAAACGATTTGAATCATTTCAAGCACTTGGTGGACATGCAACAAGTCACAAGAATAAGCTCAACATGATGATGAGAACTAATGGTGAATCATTACATgttaataagaaaaaacatGAATGTTCTATTTGTGGTAAAGAGTTTGCTATTGGACAAGCGTTAGGAGGACACATGAGAAAACATCGCGATGAATTGAATCAAATCGAGCTGAATAAGAAGATTAAATTGGAAGAGAATTTGATCAAGAGTGGTGAACTTGTAGATAGTACTAAAAGAAGTTTGAATTTGGATTTGAATTTGAGTATATGGGAATGA